A genome region from Methylorubrum populi includes the following:
- a CDS encoding transglycosylase SLT domain-containing protein: protein MAFPARSLLLGLVLSGAVLPQRGGAIEIRNPQPASAPAVPASDATARGVGDGQGPASDPVAADALRLDPSAGEAASDKPLPAAASAYATTESDGPVAFPLPDAAVSPAAPSPEVPDPARPIASGETPLGPLREAIDLYRKGKVSDGDRLAEGFSDPAARALLEWVAIRAGAGIGFERVVAFSRSHPDWPAGPLLRRRAEERLLSERKSPAVVRAYFAGAKPASAPGKFALALALRADGLDADAADLVHDLWREESFGRNLEARVADAFPGVLTVIDHRYRMERALLKEDWGTAARAADYAGGSYASLVRARRAVQGKAGAAAALAAVPPSLRNDSSYLLSRAQYFRRADKAAEAAKVLLSAPTNPDVLADGDTWWVERRIVARKLMDAGDSKTAYAVAAGHSARTAEKRIEAEFHAGWIALRFLSDPAAAERHFAQAASVAETPISLARAAYWQGRAAEAEGKTAEAKTFYERAALQPIAYYGQLARVRLGRHSLALRAPAALSPTARAAFDDRLFVRGLKLLAAASLKELALPLYIDAARSLADEAQVDALGETAAQARDARALVAIGKLATQRGLPLDAHAYPTLGIPDYETFTAVPQVERAMVFAIARQESQFDPRAQSGVGARGLMQMMPATAQRTAKRVSAAYDTDRLTSDPAYNARLGQAHLGELMEDWKGSYILAFASYNAGGGNVKKWVDAYGDPRRPDVDPIDWVERIPFTETRNYVQRVMENLQVYRNRLDGKSALTIERDLARGVRTAVSAEAQPVTP from the coding sequence ATGGCGTTCCCCGCCCGCTCCCTGCTCCTCGGGCTCGTGCTGTCCGGCGCTGTGCTGCCGCAGCGCGGCGGCGCCATCGAGATCCGCAACCCCCAGCCGGCCTCGGCGCCCGCCGTCCCGGCGAGCGACGCCACCGCCCGTGGGGTCGGCGACGGGCAGGGGCCCGCCTCCGATCCCGTCGCCGCGGACGCGCTGCGCCTCGATCCGAGCGCGGGCGAGGCGGCCTCCGACAAGCCGCTGCCGGCCGCCGCCTCGGCCTACGCCACCACCGAATCGGACGGACCGGTCGCCTTCCCGCTGCCGGACGCGGCCGTCTCCCCCGCCGCTCCCTCCCCCGAGGTGCCCGACCCCGCCCGGCCCATCGCCTCCGGCGAGACCCCTCTCGGGCCCTTGCGCGAGGCGATCGACCTCTACCGCAAGGGCAAGGTCTCCGACGGCGACCGGCTGGCCGAGGGGTTCTCCGATCCGGCGGCGCGGGCGCTGCTCGAATGGGTGGCGATCCGCGCCGGCGCCGGCATCGGCTTCGAGCGCGTCGTCGCCTTCTCGCGCTCCCATCCCGATTGGCCGGCGGGCCCGCTCCTGCGCCGCCGCGCCGAGGAGCGGCTGCTTTCCGAGAGGAAGAGCCCGGCGGTGGTGCGCGCCTATTTCGCCGGCGCCAAGCCGGCGAGCGCGCCGGGCAAGTTCGCCCTGGCGCTCGCCCTGCGCGCGGACGGGCTCGACGCGGACGCCGCCGACCTCGTGCACGACCTGTGGCGCGAGGAGAGTTTCGGGCGCAACCTGGAGGCCAGGGTCGCCGACGCCTTCCCCGGCGTCCTCACGGTGATCGACCATCGCTACCGGATGGAGCGCGCCCTCCTGAAGGAGGATTGGGGGACCGCGGCGCGCGCGGCGGATTATGCCGGCGGCTCCTATGCCAGCCTCGTGCGCGCCCGCCGGGCGGTCCAGGGCAAGGCCGGCGCGGCGGCCGCGCTCGCCGCCGTGCCGCCGTCGTTGCGCAACGATTCCTCCTACCTGCTCTCGCGCGCCCAGTATTTCCGCCGCGCCGACAAGGCGGCGGAGGCGGCCAAGGTGCTCTTGTCCGCGCCCACCAACCCGGACGTGCTCGCCGACGGCGACACGTGGTGGGTCGAGCGCCGCATCGTCGCGCGCAAGCTGATGGATGCGGGCGACTCCAAGACCGCCTACGCGGTGGCCGCCGGCCATTCCGCCCGCACGGCGGAGAAGCGGATCGAGGCCGAGTTCCATGCCGGCTGGATCGCCCTGCGCTTCCTGTCCGATCCGGCCGCGGCCGAACGGCATTTCGCGCAGGCCGCCTCGGTGGCCGAGACGCCGATCTCGCTGGCGCGCGCCGCCTACTGGCAGGGCCGCGCGGCGGAAGCCGAGGGCAAGACCGCCGAGGCGAAGACCTTCTACGAGCGCGCCGCGCTCCAGCCGATCGCCTATTACGGGCAGCTCGCCCGCGTCCGGCTCGGCCGGCACAGCCTCGCCCTGCGCGCGCCCGCGGCGCTGAGCCCGACCGCCCGCGCCGCCTTCGACGATCGGCTGTTCGTGCGCGGCCTGAAGCTCTTGGCCGCCGCCTCGCTGAAGGAGCTGGCGCTGCCGCTCTACATCGACGCCGCCCGCTCGCTCGCCGACGAGGCGCAGGTCGACGCCCTCGGCGAGACCGCCGCGCAGGCGCGCGACGCGCGGGCCCTGGTCGCCATCGGCAAGCTCGCCACGCAGCGGGGCCTGCCGCTCGACGCCCACGCCTACCCGACCCTCGGCATCCCCGATTACGAGACCTTCACGGCGGTGCCGCAGGTCGAGCGGGCCATGGTCTTCGCCATCGCCCGGCAGGAGAGCCAGTTCGATCCCCGGGCCCAGTCCGGCGTCGGGGCGCGGGGCCTGATGCAGATGATGCCGGCCACCGCCCAGCGCACGGCCAAGCGCGTCTCGGCGGCCTACGACACCGATCGCCTGACGAGCGATCCCGCCTACAACGCCCGGCTGGGACAGGCCCATCTCGGCGAACTGATGGAGGACTGGAAGGGCTCCTACATCCTCGCCTTCGCCTCCTACAACGCCGGCGGCGGCAACGTGAAGAAATGGGTCGATGCCTACGGCGACCCGCGCCGGCCCGATGTCGATCCGATCGACTGGGTCGAGCGCATCCCCTTCACCGAGACGCGCAACTACGTGCAGCGGGTGATGGAGAACCTGCAGGTCTACCGCAACCGTCTCGACGGCAAGAGCGCGCTGACGATCGAGCGCGACCTCGCCCGCGGCGTCCGAACCGCGGTCAGCGCCGAGGCGCAGCCGGTCACGCCGTAG
- the dapA gene encoding 4-hydroxy-tetrahydrodipicolinate synthase → MTDTHARLRGSMTALATPFRDGAFDEAAFRKFVNWQIGQGTHALVPTGTTGESPTLSHAEHDRVVETCIAEAAGRVPVIAGAGSNSTAEAVQRARHAEAAGADAVLIVTPYYNKPTQEGMYAHFKAVNDAVGIPIIIYNIPGRSVVDMSVDTMKRLFELKNIAGVKDATARIDRVSLQRQALGEDFIQLSGEDATALGFNAHGGHGCISVVSNVAPRLCADLQEATLSGDYAKALAIQDRLMPLHVQMFYESNPVPAKYALSRLGLMSEEVRLPLVPATEGCRRAVDAALAHAGLI, encoded by the coding sequence ATGACCGATACCCACGCCCGCCTTCGCGGCTCGATGACCGCGCTCGCGACTCCCTTCCGCGACGGCGCGTTCGACGAGGCGGCCTTCCGGAAATTCGTGAACTGGCAGATCGGGCAGGGCACCCATGCCCTGGTGCCGACCGGCACCACCGGCGAGAGCCCGACGCTGAGCCATGCCGAGCACGACCGCGTGGTCGAAACCTGCATCGCCGAGGCCGCCGGGCGCGTGCCGGTGATCGCCGGCGCCGGTTCGAACTCGACGGCGGAGGCCGTGCAGCGGGCGCGTCATGCGGAAGCCGCGGGCGCGGACGCGGTGCTCATCGTCACGCCCTACTACAACAAGCCGACCCAGGAGGGGATGTACGCCCACTTCAAGGCGGTCAACGACGCGGTCGGCATCCCGATCATCATCTACAACATCCCCGGCCGCTCCGTGGTCGACATGAGCGTCGACACCATGAAGCGATTGTTCGAGTTGAAGAACATCGCCGGCGTGAAGGACGCCACGGCCAGGATCGACCGCGTCAGCCTCCAGCGGCAGGCCTTGGGAGAAGATTTCATCCAGCTTTCTGGCGAAGATGCGACGGCGCTCGGCTTCAATGCCCATGGCGGGCACGGCTGCATCTCGGTGGTGTCGAACGTCGCGCCCCGGCTCTGCGCCGATCTTCAGGAGGCGACCCTGTCGGGCGACTACGCCAAGGCGCTGGCGATCCAGGACCGGCTGATGCCGCTGCACGTGCAGATGTTCTACGAATCGAACCCGGTGCCGGCGAAGTACGCGCTCTCGCGCCTCGGGCTGATGTCGGAGGAAGTGCGCCTGCCGCTGGTCCCGGCCACGGAAGGCTGCCGCCGGGCGGTCGATGCCGCGCTCGCCCATGCCGGCCTGATCTGA
- the smpB gene encoding SsrA-binding protein SmpB, with translation MAPKPEPGRRVVADNRSARFHYAIEDTLEAGIALTGTEVKSLRGGKATIGESYAGPSGNDLMLFNAYIPEYLEANRFNHDTKRPRRLLLHRRQINKLIGATQRQGYTVIPLKIYFNDKGRAKVELGLGKGKQLHDKRESVKQRDWQRDKARLMRDKG, from the coding sequence ATGGCACCGAAACCCGAACCCGGCCGGCGCGTCGTCGCCGACAACCGCTCCGCCCGCTTCCACTACGCCATCGAGGACACGCTCGAGGCCGGCATCGCGCTGACCGGCACCGAGGTGAAGTCGCTGCGCGGCGGCAAGGCGACGATCGGCGAATCCTATGCCGGCCCGTCCGGCAACGACCTGATGCTGTTCAACGCCTATATCCCGGAATATCTGGAGGCGAACCGCTTCAACCACGACACCAAGCGGCCCCGCCGCCTGCTGCTGCACCGCCGCCAGATCAACAAGCTGATCGGCGCGACCCAGCGCCAGGGCTACACGGTGATCCCGCTGAAGATCTATTTCAACGACAAGGGCCGGGCGAAGGTGGAACTCGGCCTCGGCAAGGGCAAGCAGCTCCACGACAAGCGCGAGAGCGTCAAGCAACGCGACTGGCAGCGCGACAAGGCCCGGCTGATGCGGGACAAGGGCTGA
- a CDS encoding NYN domain-containing protein: protein MSDKQRTAIFIDGANLYATTKALGFDIDYKRLLKDFQSRDNLIRAFYYTAMIEDQEYSSIRPLIDWLDYNGYRVVTKPVKEFTDSAGRRKIKGNMDIELAIDALELAPHIDHMVLFSGDGDFRSLVEAIQRRGVRVSVVSTIQTQPAMIADDLRRQADEFVDLAHLASRIGRDPGERPARAAGDGPRRDFAERGSRANPGLESRYGIRPGPSEEEAEG, encoded by the coding sequence ATGAGTGACAAGCAGCGCACTGCGATTTTTATCGACGGTGCAAACCTGTACGCGACGACCAAGGCGCTCGGGTTCGATATCGACTACAAGCGGTTGCTCAAGGATTTTCAGAGCCGCGACAATCTCATTCGGGCATTTTACTATACCGCCATGATCGAGGATCAGGAATATTCCTCGATCCGTCCGCTGATCGACTGGCTCGACTATAACGGCTACCGGGTCGTGACCAAGCCGGTGAAGGAGTTCACCGACTCCGCCGGCCGCCGCAAGATCAAGGGCAACATGGATATCGAGCTCGCCATCGACGCGCTCGAACTCGCTCCTCACATCGACCACATGGTGCTGTTCTCCGGCGACGGCGATTTCCGCTCGCTGGTGGAGGCGATCCAGCGACGCGGCGTGCGCGTCTCCGTGGTCTCGACGATCCAGACCCAGCCGGCGATGATCGCCGACGACCTGCGGCGTCAGGCCGACGAGTTCGTCGATCTCGCCCATCTCGCCAGCCGGATCGGCCGCGACCCGGGCGAGCGTCCCGCGCGCGCCGCCGGCGACGGCCCCCGCCGGGATTTCGCCGAGCGCGGCTCCCGCGCCAATCCGGGCCTGGAGAGCCGCTACGGCATCCGCCCCGGCCCGTCCGAGGAAGAGGCGGAAGGCTGA
- the pyrE gene encoding orotate phosphoribosyltransferase translates to MTPEDVLEEFRAAGALMQGHFILSSGLRSPTFLQKMTIFSDPVRTERLCRALAEVITGRFGRIDIVVSPAIGGIIPGYETARHLGARAIFVERDPGGPFTLRRGFSIPGGTRAVIVEDIVTTGLSARECLASLKGEAGEVVGAACLIDRSGGRGEIGLPLLSLVTLDIPTYSPDALPPELAAIPPVKPGSRAMPKP, encoded by the coding sequence ATGACGCCGGAAGATGTCCTCGAAGAGTTTCGCGCGGCGGGCGCCCTGATGCAGGGGCACTTCATCCTCAGTTCCGGGCTGCGCTCGCCCACCTTCCTGCAGAAGATGACGATCTTCTCCGATCCGGTGCGCACCGAGCGGCTGTGCCGGGCGCTGGCCGAGGTGATCACCGGGCGCTTCGGCCGGATCGACATCGTGGTCTCGCCGGCCATCGGCGGCATCATCCCCGGCTACGAGACCGCCCGCCATCTCGGCGCCCGGGCGATCTTCGTCGAGCGCGACCCCGGCGGCCCCTTCACCCTGCGCCGCGGCTTCTCGATCCCCGGCGGAACCCGCGCCGTCATCGTCGAGGACATCGTGACGACCGGACTCTCGGCCCGGGAATGTCTCGCCTCCCTCAAGGGCGAGGCCGGCGAGGTGGTCGGCGCGGCCTGCCTGATCGATCGCTCGGGTGGGCGCGGCGAGATCGGTCTGCCGCTCCTGTCCCTCGTCACCCTCGACATTCCGACCTATTCACCGGACGCCCTCCCCCCGGAACTCGCCGCCATTCCCCCGGTCAAGCCGGGCAGCCGCGCGATGCCGAAGCCTTGA
- a CDS encoding bifunctional (p)ppGpp synthetase/guanosine-3',5'-bis(diphosphate) 3'-pyrophosphohydrolase, protein MMRQYELVERVKRYNPAANEALLNRAYVYAMRAHGTQKRASGDPFFAHPLEVAAILTDLRLDDATIVAAVLHDTVEDTAATLDEIREIFGPEIGALVDGLTKLKRLDLVSKRAVQGENFRKLLLAVAEDVRVLLVKLADRLHNMRTLHFMRDDKRARIAEETLDIYAPLAGRMGMQELRDELEDLSFRTLKPEIYGTIAKRLEDLSAKSGSVIESIEHDLTARLGARGITAQVKGRLKKPFSIWSKMERKSVAFEQLSDIVGFRVIVATAAECYAALGVVHTSWPMVPGRYKDYVSTPKQNDYRSIHTTVIGPKRQRVELQIRTAEMDEIAEYGIAAHAHYKESSSEGGEGEIHPRLATESGAYQWLRRTIELLAEGDSPEEFLEHTKLELFQDQVFCFTPKGRLIALPRGATPIDFAYAVHTDVGNTAVGAKINGRLAPLLHELANGDEVEIARSDGASPPAAWESLVVTGKARAAIRRATRTAVRRQYAGLGRQILDRAFERAGKSFSEEKLRGALPRLARASAEDVFAAVGRGEMFSGDVVKAVYPDFKDERRAGASGGPAANGAAGRLSRSKDQTMRLTFSGEAEGASTPGGIPIRGLAGDLPVSFAPNGGALPGDRIVGILTPGVGVTIYPIQSAALAAFDNEPERWLDVRWDVEGSQERFPAKIALESINEPGTLAQIAQVIAEHDGNIDNVSMKRRTQDFTDIAIDLSVPDLKHLTAIVADLRGKRSVSRVERVNG, encoded by the coding sequence ATGATGCGCCAGTACGAACTCGTGGAGCGGGTCAAGCGCTACAACCCGGCCGCGAACGAGGCGCTTCTGAACCGCGCCTACGTCTACGCCATGCGGGCGCACGGCACGCAGAAGCGTGCCTCGGGCGATCCGTTCTTCGCCCACCCCCTCGAAGTCGCCGCGATCCTCACCGACCTGCGCCTCGACGACGCGACCATCGTCGCGGCGGTGCTGCACGACACGGTCGAGGACACCGCCGCCACCCTCGACGAGATCCGCGAGATCTTCGGGCCCGAGATCGGCGCCCTGGTGGACGGCCTGACCAAGCTGAAGCGCCTCGACCTCGTCTCGAAGCGGGCGGTGCAGGGCGAGAACTTCCGCAAGCTCCTGCTGGCGGTGGCCGAGGACGTGCGGGTGCTGCTGGTCAAGCTCGCCGACCGCCTGCACAACATGCGCACCCTCCACTTCATGCGCGACGACAAGCGCGCGCGGATCGCCGAGGAGACCCTCGACATCTACGCCCCGCTCGCCGGCCGCATGGGCATGCAGGAACTGCGCGACGAGCTGGAAGACCTCTCCTTCCGCACGCTCAAGCCCGAGATCTACGGCACCATCGCCAAGCGCCTCGAAGACCTCTCGGCGAAGTCCGGCAGCGTCATCGAGAGCATCGAGCACGACCTCACCGCCCGGCTTGGCGCCCGCGGCATCACCGCACAGGTGAAGGGACGGCTGAAGAAGCCGTTCTCGATCTGGTCGAAGATGGAGCGCAAGTCGGTCGCCTTCGAGCAATTGTCCGACATCGTCGGCTTCCGCGTGATCGTCGCCACGGCGGCCGAGTGCTACGCCGCGCTCGGCGTGGTCCACACGAGCTGGCCGATGGTGCCGGGCCGCTACAAGGACTACGTTTCGACGCCGAAGCAGAACGATTACCGCTCGATCCACACCACGGTGATCGGGCCGAAGCGCCAGCGCGTCGAACTTCAGATCCGCACCGCCGAGATGGACGAGATCGCCGAGTACGGCATCGCGGCGCATGCCCATTACAAGGAATCCTCGTCCGAGGGCGGCGAGGGCGAGATCCACCCGCGGCTCGCCACCGAGAGCGGCGCCTATCAGTGGCTGCGCCGCACCATCGAGCTTCTGGCCGAGGGCGATTCGCCGGAAGAGTTCCTGGAGCACACCAAGCTGGAGCTGTTCCAGGACCAGGTGTTCTGCTTCACCCCGAAGGGCCGCCTGATCGCCCTGCCGCGGGGCGCGACCCCGATCGACTTCGCCTATGCGGTGCACACCGACGTCGGCAACACCGCGGTCGGCGCCAAGATCAACGGGCGCCTGGCCCCCCTGCTGCACGAACTCGCCAACGGCGACGAGGTCGAGATCGCCCGCTCGGACGGAGCCTCGCCGCCGGCCGCCTGGGAATCGCTCGTCGTCACCGGCAAGGCGCGGGCGGCGATCCGGCGGGCGACCCGCACCGCGGTGCGGCGGCAATATGCCGGGCTCGGCCGCCAGATCCTCGATCGGGCCTTCGAGCGGGCGGGGAAGAGTTTTTCCGAGGAGAAGCTGCGCGGCGCCCTGCCCCGGCTCGCCCGCGCCTCGGCCGAGGACGTCTTCGCGGCCGTCGGGCGCGGAGAGATGTTTTCCGGCGACGTGGTGAAGGCGGTCTATCCCGACTTCAAGGACGAGCGCCGCGCCGGCGCCAGCGGCGGGCCTGCGGCCAACGGGGCGGCCGGCCGTCTCAGCCGCTCCAAGGACCAGACCATGCGGCTGACCTTCTCGGGCGAGGCCGAAGGCGCCTCCACGCCGGGCGGCATCCCGATCCGGGGGCTCGCGGGCGACCTGCCGGTGAGCTTCGCACCGAACGGCGGTGCCCTGCCGGGCGACCGCATCGTCGGCATCCTCACCCCCGGCGTCGGCGTGACGATCTACCCGATCCAGTCGGCGGCCCTCGCCGCCTTCGACAACGAGCCCGAGCGCTGGCTCGACGTGCGCTGGGACGTGGAGGGCTCGCAGGAGCGCTTCCCGGCCAAGATCGCGCTCGAATCGATCAACGAGCCCGGCACGCTGGCGCAGATCGCCCAGGTCATCGCCGAGCACGACGGCAACATCGACAACGTCTCGATGAAGCGCCGCACGCAGGACTTCACCGACATCGCCATCGACCTGTCGGTGCCGGACCTGAAGCACCTCACCGCCATCGTCGCGGACCTGCGCGGCAAGCGCTCGGTGAGCCGCGTCGAGCGGGTGAACGGGTAG
- the rpoZ gene encoding DNA-directed RNA polymerase subunit omega, with product MARVTVEDCIEKVENRFELVLLASHRARLLAAGAPLTVERDRDKNPVVALREIGDETITAEDLKEQLIHSMQKYVEVDEPEAETVPLLSSSPAAAAVAPPSSSDDKDVQFDRMSEEDLLRGLENLAPPTETDDEGE from the coding sequence ATGGCTCGCGTCACCGTCGAAGACTGCATCGAGAAGGTCGAGAACCGCTTCGAGCTGGTCCTGCTCGCCAGCCACCGCGCCCGCCTGCTCGCCGCCGGCGCCCCGCTGACGGTCGAGCGCGACCGCGACAAGAACCCGGTCGTGGCCCTGCGCGAGATCGGTGACGAGACCATCACGGCCGAGGATCTCAAGGAGCAACTGATCCACTCGATGCAGAAATACGTCGAGGTGGACGAGCCGGAGGCCGAGACCGTGCCGCTGCTGTCGAGCTCGCCCGCCGCCGCGGCCGTGGCGCCCCCGTCGTCCTCCGACGACAAGGACGTGCAGTTCGACCGCATGAGCGAGGAAGACCTTCTGCGCGGCCTGGAGAACCTGGCTCCGCCGACCGAGACGGACGACGAGGGCGAGTAA
- a CDS encoding NifU family protein, whose translation MFIQTEATPNPATLKFLPGRVVLTDGTFEARDAAGAERSPLATALFAVPGVSGVYFGHDFISVTKADGVNEWPQVKPAVLGAIMDHFQSGRPVLAEGTTLAEDDTEEFYDEADHDTVATIKDLLETRVRPAVAGDGGDITFRGYRDGIVYLEMKGACSGCPSSTATLRQGVQNLFRHFLPSVREVQAV comes from the coding sequence ATGTTCATCCAGACCGAAGCGACGCCGAACCCCGCCACGCTCAAGTTCCTGCCCGGCCGCGTGGTCCTCACCGACGGCACGTTCGAGGCCCGCGACGCCGCGGGCGCCGAGCGCTCGCCGCTCGCGACCGCCCTGTTCGCGGTGCCCGGCGTCTCGGGCGTCTATTTCGGGCACGACTTCATCTCGGTCACCAAGGCCGACGGGGTGAACGAGTGGCCGCAGGTGAAGCCCGCCGTGCTCGGCGCGATCATGGACCACTTCCAGTCCGGCCGCCCGGTCCTGGCCGAAGGCACGACGCTGGCCGAGGACGATACGGAAGAGTTCTACGACGAGGCCGACCACGATACGGTCGCCACCATCAAGGATCTCCTGGAGACCCGCGTGCGCCCGGCGGTGGCGGGCGACGGCGGCGACATCACCTTCCGCGGCTACCGCGACGGCATCGTCTATCTCGAGATGAAGGGCGCCTGCTCCGGCTGCCCGTCCTCGACCGCCACCCTGCGGCAGGGCGTGCAGAACCTGTTCCGGCACTTCCTGCCCTCCGTGCGGGAAGTGCAGGCGGTCTGA
- the tsaB gene encoding tRNA (adenosine(37)-N6)-threonylcarbamoyltransferase complex dimerization subunit type 1 TsaB: MRILAIDTALEACAACVATDDSDDLLAEESMALARGHAEALLPLIERVMARVEGGFEGLARVAVTVGPGSYTGLRVGLSAARAIGLAAGIPVVGVTTLSALLAPQLALNAEDTVAAAIDARHGAVYLQAMSVAEGAVIPPRHVCLEEAVSLLGRRRAILTGSGAPALAAAAGAAGLSVELAETGPPQIAWVASLGLVADPEQALPRPLYLRGPDARPQDHARLARA, translated from the coding sequence TTGCGGATCCTTGCCATCGATACGGCGCTCGAAGCCTGCGCGGCTTGCGTGGCCACCGACGACAGCGACGACCTGCTCGCCGAGGAGTCGATGGCGCTCGCGCGCGGCCATGCCGAGGCGCTGCTGCCGCTGATCGAGCGGGTGATGGCCCGGGTCGAGGGCGGCTTCGAAGGCCTCGCCCGCGTCGCGGTCACCGTCGGGCCGGGCAGCTATACCGGCCTTCGCGTCGGCCTCTCCGCCGCCCGCGCCATCGGGCTCGCCGCCGGCATCCCCGTGGTCGGCGTGACGACGCTGTCCGCCCTGCTCGCGCCCCAGCTCGCCCTCAACGCCGAGGACACCGTCGCCGCGGCGATCGATGCGCGCCACGGTGCCGTCTACCTCCAGGCGATGAGCGTGGCGGAGGGTGCGGTGATCCCGCCGCGCCACGTCTGCCTGGAGGAGGCGGTGAGCCTGCTCGGCCGGCGCCGGGCCATCCTCACCGGCTCCGGCGCCCCCGCGCTCGCCGCCGCGGCGGGGGCGGCGGGCCTCTCCGTCGAACTCGCCGAGACGGGGCCGCCGCAGATCGCCTGGGTCGCCTCCCTCGGGCTCGTGGCCGATCCGGAGCAGGCCCTGCCGCGCCCGCTCTACCTGCGCGGGCCGGACGCCCGGCCCCAGGACCATGCGAGGCTCGCCCGGGCATGA
- a CDS encoding GNAT family N-acetyltransferase: MTRTVAPFWPLDWWSAWWDAWGSVPYVAPLRDAGQANALEKLHATAFARPWAAHEFERLLCERSTEAHALRRGSALLGFVLSRKAADEAEILTIVLAPAARGGGHSHRLLREHLTALTFAGIRTVHLEVDEGNEPALKLYARHGFVKVGERRGYYPLPDGSRATALTMSATLS; the protein is encoded by the coding sequence ATGACGCGGACCGTCGCTCCGTTCTGGCCGCTCGACTGGTGGTCCGCATGGTGGGACGCCTGGGGCTCGGTGCCCTACGTCGCGCCGTTGCGCGACGCGGGCCAAGCGAACGCGCTCGAAAAGCTGCACGCCACCGCCTTCGCCCGCCCCTGGGCCGCGCACGAATTCGAGCGGTTGCTGTGCGAGCGCTCCACCGAGGCGCACGCCCTGCGCCGGGGCAGCGCGCTGCTGGGCTTCGTGCTGTCGCGCAAGGCGGCGGACGAGGCCGAGATCCTGACCATCGTGCTGGCGCCCGCCGCCCGCGGCGGCGGCCATAGCCACCGGCTCCTGCGCGAGCACCTCACCGCGCTGACCTTCGCCGGCATCCGCACGGTCCATCTCGAGGTCGACGAGGGCAACGAGCCCGCGCTCAAGCTCTACGCGCGCCACGGCTTCGTGAAGGTCGGCGAGCGCAGGGGCTACTACCCGCTGCCCGACGGGAGCCGGGCGACGGCGCTCACCATGAGCGCGACCCTCTCGTGA
- a CDS encoding lysophospholipid acyltransferase family protein, whose amino-acid sequence MTRAGIGVRLLVQALAFLIVIGPHWLSLRFGRGRLAARIPVLFHRLFLRLFSVRVTQSGTPPPPDEPALVLSNHVSWLDIVALGSLRPLSFVAKSEIAGWPLIGPLARLQRTVFIERAKRAATASVNATVGRRLAGGDLIVLFAEGTTGDGLRLLPFRSSLVGAARAALAAEAGGLARIRLQPLALSYLRRNGLPVTRAERPEIAWYGDMDLAPHLALFANRGPLDVHIAWGSAIAFEAATDRKVATAQAEAAVRRALRETRRGGPPARPVPAAPRPTGEEADVSAPGIAAV is encoded by the coding sequence ATGACGCGGGCCGGCATCGGGGTGCGCCTGCTCGTCCAGGCGCTGGCCTTCCTGATCGTGATCGGGCCGCACTGGCTCAGCCTGCGCTTCGGCCGCGGGCGGCTCGCCGCGCGCATCCCGGTGCTGTTCCACCGGCTGTTCCTGCGCCTGTTCTCGGTGCGGGTGACGCAGAGCGGCACGCCGCCGCCGCCGGACGAGCCGGCCCTGGTCCTGTCCAACCACGTCTCCTGGCTGGACATCGTCGCCCTCGGTTCGCTGCGCCCGCTCTCCTTCGTGGCGAAGTCCGAGATCGCGGGCTGGCCGCTGATCGGGCCTCTCGCCAGGCTCCAGCGCACGGTCTTCATCGAGCGGGCCAAGCGCGCGGCCACCGCCAGCGTCAACGCCACGGTCGGGCGGCGGCTGGCCGGGGGCGACCTGATCGTGCTGTTTGCCGAAGGCACCACCGGCGACGGGTTGCGGCTGCTGCCGTTCCGCTCCTCCCTGGTCGGCGCCGCGAGGGCGGCGCTCGCCGCCGAGGCCGGCGGCCTCGCCCGCATCCGTCTCCAGCCCCTGGCGCTGAGCTACCTGCGCCGCAACGGCCTGCCGGTGACCCGCGCCGAGCGGCCGGAGATCGCGTGGTACGGCGACATGGACCTCGCGCCGCATCTGGCCCTGTTCGCCAACCGCGGCCCCCTCGACGTGCACATCGCCTGGGGTTCGGCCATCGCCTTCGAGGCCGCCACCGACCGCAAGGTCGCGACCGCGCAGGCCGAGGCCGCGGTGCGGCGCGCGTTGCGCGAGACCCGTCGCGGCGGGCCGCCCGCCCGGCCCGTGCCGGCCGCACCGAGGCCCACGGGAGAGGAGGCCGACGTCTCGGCGCCCGGCATCGCCGCGGTCTGA